One stretch of Candidatus Nitrosotenuis cloacae DNA includes these proteins:
- a CDS encoding type II/IV secretion system ATPase subunit has protein sequence MNLIKNPGGFSFIRIKKIPPPDFGKFFAKKDNKIQNQTTLENTTFGTADVKDLIPKFKTLNKIEFDDAEIYAGLIRDPTSKNGLRYIIIEPQLSRNDETNFKVIKKLLISELSITLNSIKTKKDAARELKHKILELIKKYNMEIPTRTLSKITYYAIRDFVYLGKIEPLMRDHLIEEISCDGVNVPLYIWHREFESVPTNIIFENDDELNNFVQKMSYVGGKHASLANPIVDAALPDGSRINLTLGSEITKRGSTFTIRRFRADPITIVDLLRFKTISVQAAAYLWYTVENNSTMLVAGGTASGKTTLLNSLSSFIRPGQKIVSIEDTHELNLLHENWIPAVSRQNFTDGQIGEITQFDLLRAALRQRPDILIVGETRGREAYTLFQAMATGHGGFSSIHADSVEATLTRLVSSPMDVPKALIANTLDLITLQLKLRINDKSIRRIIKIAEIAGLDEKTGEIKTHDVFRWNPNDDKHEYGGNSIVLEKIKEKTGISNDNIAYELEKRRTALEWLVQHNIRGHKEVMTNILDFYSNSDRFYEKKRLVIED, from the coding sequence ATGAATCTGATAAAGAACCCAGGTGGATTTTCTTTTATCAGAATCAAAAAAATACCGCCTCCAGATTTTGGCAAGTTTTTTGCAAAAAAAGACAATAAAATACAGAATCAAACTACATTGGAAAACACAACATTTGGAACAGCGGATGTAAAGGATCTTATTCCCAAATTCAAGACACTAAATAAAATAGAATTTGATGATGCAGAAATTTATGCAGGCCTAATAAGAGATCCCACCTCAAAGAACGGCCTACGCTATATCATAATAGAGCCACAATTAAGTCGAAACGACGAGACAAACTTCAAGGTCATAAAAAAACTGCTGATATCTGAGCTAAGTATCACACTTAACAGTATCAAGACAAAAAAGGACGCCGCCCGTGAGCTCAAACACAAAATTCTAGAATTGATAAAAAAATACAACATGGAGATTCCAACAAGAACACTATCAAAAATAACATACTATGCAATACGTGACTTTGTCTATCTTGGTAAGATAGAGCCACTTATGCGTGATCATCTAATTGAAGAGATTAGCTGTGATGGAGTGAACGTCCCACTATACATCTGGCATCGCGAGTTCGAGTCGGTTCCAACCAACATTATCTTTGAGAATGATGACGAATTGAATAATTTTGTGCAAAAAATGTCCTATGTTGGCGGCAAACATGCATCATTAGCAAACCCCATAGTAGACGCAGCACTGCCAGATGGAAGCAGAATAAATCTCACCTTAGGAAGCGAGATTACAAAGCGTGGAAGTACGTTTACCATACGAAGGTTTCGCGCAGATCCAATCACAATAGTGGATTTGTTGCGATTCAAGACCATTTCCGTGCAGGCGGCTGCATATCTTTGGTATACTGTTGAGAACAATTCCACAATGCTAGTTGCTGGAGGTACTGCAAGTGGCAAAACAACACTGCTCAATTCTCTCTCCTCTTTTATCAGACCAGGACAGAAAATAGTCAGCATTGAGGACACTCATGAACTAAATCTATTACATGAGAACTGGATTCCAGCAGTCTCTCGTCAGAATTTTACAGACGGACAAATTGGCGAGATTACCCAGTTTGATCTTCTCAGGGCAGCACTGCGACAGCGACCAGACATTTTGATTGTGGGCGAGACAAGAGGCAGAGAAGCATATACACTATTTCAGGCAATGGCGACAGGTCACGGTGGATTCTCTTCAATTCACGCAGATTCCGTAGAAGCCACGCTAACTAGACTAGTATCATCACCAATGGACGTTCCAAAAGCACTCATTGCAAACACTCTGGATCTCATAACACTGCAGCTTAAACTGAGAATCAATGATAAATCAATTAGAAGGATAATCAAGATTGCAGAAATTGCAGGCCTAGATGAAAAAACAGGTGAGATAAAAACACATGACGTTTTCAGATGGAATCCAAATGACGACAAGCATGAATACGGGGGAAACAGCATTGTATTAGAAAAAATCAAAGAAAAAACCGGCATATCCAATGACAACATTGCATATGAGCTGGAAAAACGCAGGACTGCATTAGAGTGGCTTGTCCAGCACAACATTCGAGGACACAAAGAAGTAATGACAAACATTTTGGACTTTTATTCCAATTCAGATAGATTTTATGAGAAAAAGAGGCTGGTGATAGAAGACTGA
- a CDS encoding archaellin/type IV pilin N-terminal domain-containing protein: MITKRRGISEIIATLMLLGITTAGSVFLASLVYGSGFQNTPESDSLQSSYAIKLTGYDTRDSNDLLGIGSIDNKFDKKLCAKGCQGFADNIPNSANPGTEFLALQIRNVSTESVYLKGIQINGIQHVWDQNTGGKSLDASSNDYAGKYPLNGKFSIISVTGLAQKSENKVDADEEVRLIIKLDDALSSDIALSKPILTGINFGGVRASENVILSGEIR, encoded by the coding sequence ATGATTACAAAAAGACGAGGCATATCTGAAATAATTGCAACCCTGATGCTTTTGGGAATAACCACTGCGGGTTCTGTGTTCTTGGCAAGCCTTGTTTATGGCAGTGGCTTTCAAAATACGCCGGAATCTGATTCTTTACAATCGTCATATGCAATCAAGCTCACTGGATATGATACTCGTGATTCAAATGATCTTTTGGGCATTGGCAGCATTGATAACAAATTTGACAAAAAACTCTGTGCCAAGGGATGTCAGGGGTTTGCCGATAACATTCCAAACAGTGCAAACCCTGGAACTGAATTTCTGGCATTACAAATCAGAAATGTCAGCACAGAATCTGTATATCTCAAGGGAATACAAATCAATGGCATTCAGCATGTTTGGGACCAAAACACCGGCGGCAAGTCCCTTGATGCAAGCAGCAATGACTATGCCGGAAAATACCCACTAAATGGAAAATTTAGCATAATTTCTGTTACCGGACTCGCTCAAAAATCCGAAAACAAGGTAGATGCAGACGAGGAAGTGCGACTAATAATCAAACTTGATGATGCGCTATCCTCAGACATTGCGTTATCCAAGCCAATCCTGACTGGAATCAACTTTGGTGGAGTTCGTGCATCTGAAAATGTCATTTTGAGTGGTGAAATAAGATAA